Proteins from a genomic interval of Mycolicibacterium grossiae:
- a CDS encoding LGFP repeat-containing protein: protein MTGLRSLLGRAMGRASVAVVTVAACALLAPVMPTALADPAGDADAAINAAYDAAGGPGGTLGPKDGGVYPVGAGFGQNFASGRIFFSPGTGAHVMQGAILDKYLSLGGPGDGDLGFPDIDEGAGRAPNSRNVTFSAADDPVIFWTPDTGAHVVRGAINAAWDQVGGSAGSLGVPTEDEVYRGNVVSQTFTGGQLSWDRSTKAFTTTPPELADQLGGVRIPGDATSEIDAARRAAGGPLGPLGAAQGPAEPVAGDGLVQTFDGGKIFYSPATGANVLTGQVLAKYESVGGPGGDLGFPKANEADGGLAPASRFAAFTAADEPVIFWTPDFGAVIVRGAMNAAWSTLGGATGTLGAPTADQTESDDVVTQKFANGAISWNRSTKAFSTEPPNLAADLAGVRVPGQDAPQATQGDDPQAAADGRPWYRQWWWLLVIVPVVLLVAAVGAAVVLHRRRADDRPPLDRFDDYDDYDDDQDFESGPVPAAESPAGTDQPPFVPLSAWAMPGEGSDGPAGVPAAGPAPAPGASAVPDIGPEANLDEDQDAIDTAPTRVVSEDAIPGNEVSGDAASPGEGSDRGPADRGAADEPATAAFDELFGGRSETGRHAGSDPTDGPLTPAVDREDEAADAYGLGDDFDDGFGDDVHDGDPARDEFDDPVFEDAFAAPVAGAAASAAADPEPSSGPPSGRHAAIQLDDTAPSQTSLRLAQGDPYTAPAGYPIKADTKTGLYWLPTSVQYDRVRAEIWFASEEFALTNGFVRG from the coding sequence ATGACTGGGCTTCGATCCCTGCTGGGCAGGGCCATGGGACGGGCGAGCGTAGCGGTGGTGACGGTGGCCGCCTGCGCGCTGCTCGCGCCGGTGATGCCCACGGCGCTGGCCGACCCGGCAGGTGACGCCGACGCCGCCATCAACGCGGCCTACGACGCCGCGGGCGGTCCCGGGGGCACCCTCGGTCCCAAGGACGGCGGCGTCTACCCGGTGGGCGCGGGCTTCGGGCAGAACTTCGCGAGCGGCCGGATCTTCTTCAGCCCCGGCACCGGTGCGCACGTCATGCAGGGCGCGATCCTGGACAAGTACCTGTCCCTGGGCGGTCCCGGCGACGGCGATCTGGGCTTCCCCGACATCGACGAGGGGGCGGGGCGCGCGCCGAACAGCCGGAACGTGACGTTCAGCGCCGCCGACGACCCCGTCATCTTCTGGACCCCGGACACCGGCGCCCACGTCGTGCGCGGCGCGATCAACGCGGCGTGGGATCAGGTCGGCGGTTCGGCGGGCTCGCTCGGCGTGCCCACCGAGGACGAGGTGTACCGCGGGAACGTGGTGTCGCAGACGTTCACCGGCGGCCAGCTGTCGTGGGACCGCAGCACCAAGGCGTTCACGACGACGCCGCCGGAACTCGCCGATCAGCTCGGCGGAGTGCGGATCCCGGGCGACGCCACCTCGGAAATCGACGCCGCCCGGCGCGCGGCGGGCGGCCCGCTGGGCCCGCTCGGTGCAGCGCAGGGTCCGGCCGAACCGGTCGCCGGGGACGGCCTGGTGCAGACCTTCGACGGCGGGAAGATCTTCTACAGCCCGGCCACGGGCGCCAACGTGCTCACCGGCCAGGTGCTCGCGAAGTACGAGAGCGTCGGCGGACCCGGCGGTGACCTCGGCTTCCCGAAGGCCAACGAGGCCGACGGGGGACTGGCGCCGGCGAGCCGGTTCGCGGCCTTCACCGCCGCCGACGAGCCGGTCATCTTCTGGACACCCGACTTCGGCGCCGTGATCGTCCGTGGGGCGATGAACGCCGCCTGGTCGACGCTCGGCGGCGCCACCGGCACGCTCGGTGCGCCGACCGCCGATCAGACCGAGAGCGACGACGTCGTCACGCAGAAGTTCGCGAACGGCGCCATCTCCTGGAACCGCTCGACCAAGGCCTTCAGCACCGAGCCACCGAACCTCGCCGCCGACCTCGCGGGAGTTCGGGTTCCGGGCCAGGACGCGCCGCAGGCGACCCAGGGCGACGACCCGCAGGCGGCCGCGGACGGCCGACCGTGGTACCGCCAGTGGTGGTGGCTGCTGGTGATCGTGCCGGTGGTGCTGCTCGTCGCGGCGGTGGGGGCCGCCGTGGTGCTGCACCGGCGCCGCGCGGACGACCGCCCGCCGCTCGACCGGTTCGACGACTACGACGACTACGACGACGACCAGGACTTCGAGTCCGGACCGGTGCCGGCCGCCGAGTCCCCGGCCGGGACCGACCAGCCACCGTTCGTGCCGTTGAGCGCATGGGCCATGCCCGGTGAGGGCTCCGACGGCCCGGCCGGCGTACCCGCAGCCGGGCCGGCGCCGGCGCCGGGTGCTTCCGCGGTACCGGACATCGGTCCCGAGGCGAACCTCGACGAGGACCAGGACGCGATCGACACCGCACCGACGCGGGTGGTCTCCGAGGACGCCATACCCGGGAACGAGGTGTCCGGAGATGCGGCGTCCCCCGGCGAAGGGTCCGATCGCGGGCCGGCCGATCGCGGGGCGGCCGACGAGCCGGCGACCGCGGCGTTCGACGAGCTGTTCGGCGGCCGTTCGGAGACCGGTCGGCACGCGGGTAGCGACCCGACCGACGGACCCCTGACGCCCGCCGTAGACCGCGAGGACGAGGCTGCCGACGCGTACGGCCTCGGCGATGACTTCGACGATGGCTTCGGTGACGACGTCCATGACGGCGATCCCGCGCGCGACGAGTTCGACGACCCGGTGTTCGAGGACGCGTTCGCCGCGCCGGTGGCAGGAGCGGCGGCCTCGGCAGCGGCCGATCCGGAGCCGTCGAGCGGCCCGCCCAGCGGTCGGCATGCGGCCATCCAGCTCGACGACACCGCACCGAGTCAGACGTCGCTGCGCCTGGCGCAGGGGGACCCGTACACCGCACCGGCGGGCTACCCGATCAAGGCCGACACCAAGACGGGGCTCTACTGGCTGCCCACCAGCGTGCAGTACGACCGCGTGCGTGCCGAGATCTGGTTCGCCAGTGAGGAGTTCGCGCTGACGAACGGCTTCGTCAGGGGCTAG
- the lexA gene encoding transcriptional repressor LexA: MSDSSDTPNGADARRPAGNDAGLTERQRTILEVIRTSVTTRGYPPSIREIGDAVGLTSTSSVAHQLRTLERKGYLRRDPNRPRAVDVRGADDAVTPIVATDVAGSDALPEPTFVPVLGRIAAGGPILAEEAVEDVFPLPRELVGEGSLFLLKVVGESMVDAAICDGDWVVVRQQNVADNGDIVAAMIDGEATVKTFKRTRGQVWLMPHNPAFDPIPGNDAAILGKVVTVIRKV, translated from the coding sequence ATGAGTGACAGCAGCGACACGCCGAACGGCGCGGACGCACGTCGTCCCGCCGGCAACGACGCCGGACTGACCGAACGACAGCGCACCATCCTCGAGGTCATCCGCACCTCGGTGACCACCCGCGGCTATCCGCCGAGCATCCGCGAGATCGGCGACGCCGTGGGACTCACGTCCACGTCCTCGGTGGCCCATCAGCTGCGCACCCTCGAACGCAAGGGCTATCTGCGGCGCGACCCCAACCGCCCACGCGCCGTGGACGTCCGCGGCGCCGACGATGCCGTCACGCCGATCGTCGCGACCGACGTCGCCGGCTCCGACGCCCTTCCCGAGCCCACCTTCGTCCCCGTGCTGGGTCGAATCGCCGCGGGTGGTCCCATCCTGGCCGAGGAGGCCGTCGAGGACGTCTTTCCGCTGCCCCGCGAACTGGTCGGCGAGGGCTCGCTATTCCTGCTCAAGGTCGTCGGCGAATCGATGGTGGACGCGGCGATCTGCGACGGCGACTGGGTGGTCGTCCGGCAGCAGAACGTCGCGGACAACGGCGACATCGTGGCCGCCATGATCGACGGCGAGGCCACGGTCAAGACGTTCAAGCGCACGCGCGGCCAGGTGTGGCTGATGCCGCACAACCCGGCGTTCGATCCGATCCCGGGCAACGACGCCGCGATCCTCGGCAAGGTCGTCACCGTCATCCGCAAGGTCTGA
- a CDS encoding LysM peptidoglycan-binding domain-containing protein: MTIITRDYPTELVARPVRPRPAARRSPQRRRPAAAPLRYSGTGVLMSRASHRRKPITPVTTVLLALVAAGITVWLGLVAQFGAAPETPAPVPGELAVVQVQTGESLQQLAARIAPDAPVGPTVERIRELNELDTAGVAAGQTLIAPVG, translated from the coding sequence ATGACGATCATCACCCGGGACTACCCCACCGAACTGGTCGCCCGTCCGGTGCGTCCGCGTCCCGCGGCCCGCCGGTCGCCGCAGCGCCGTCGGCCGGCCGCCGCACCGCTGCGCTACTCCGGCACCGGTGTCCTGATGTCGCGGGCTTCGCACCGGCGCAAGCCGATCACGCCGGTCACCACGGTGCTGCTGGCGTTGGTCGCGGCGGGAATCACGGTGTGGCTCGGCCTGGTCGCGCAGTTCGGCGCCGCACCGGAGACGCCGGCGCCGGTGCCCGGGGAGCTGGCCGTGGTCCAGGTCCAGACGGGGGAGTCGCTGCAGCAGCTCGCCGCTCGCATCGCGCCCGACGCCCCGGTCGGCCCGACGGTCGAGCGGATCCGCGAACTGAACGAGCTGGACACCGCGGGTGTCGCGGCCGGGCAGACGCTCATCGCCCCGGTCGGCTGA
- the nrdR gene encoding transcriptional regulator NrdR, whose product MHCPFCRHPDSRVVDSREADEGQAIRRRRSCPECGKRFTTVETAVLAVVKRSGVTEPFSREKVVKGVRRACQGRDVADDALHLLAQQVEDAVRGLGSPEVPSNEVGLAILGPLRDLDEVAYLRFASVYRSFSSAEDFEREIEALRTHRTTKAAPAR is encoded by the coding sequence GTGCACTGTCCGTTCTGTCGTCATCCCGATAGCCGGGTCGTCGACTCCCGCGAGGCCGACGAGGGCCAGGCGATCCGCCGGCGTCGGTCGTGCCCGGAATGCGGCAAGCGGTTCACCACGGTGGAGACCGCCGTGCTCGCCGTCGTGAAGCGCAGCGGGGTCACCGAGCCCTTCAGCCGCGAGAAGGTCGTCAAGGGCGTCCGGCGTGCCTGCCAGGGCCGCGACGTCGCCGACGACGCGCTGCACTTGCTGGCGCAGCAGGTGGAGGACGCCGTGCGCGGGCTCGGTTCGCCCGAGGTACCCAGCAACGAAGTCGGTCTGGCGATCCTGGGTCCGCTGCGCGACCTGGACGAGGTCGCCTACCTGCGGTTCGCGTCGGTGTATCGGTCGTTCTCCTCGGCCGAGGACTTCGAGCGCGAGATCGAGGCGCTGCGCACCCACCGCACCACCAAGGCGGCGCCCGCGCGCTGA
- a CDS encoding PhzF family phenazine biosynthesis protein, with the protein MAIDVSVLRVFTDAEGRYGNPLGVVDAAAVAPRERQTLATELGYSETIYVDLPAPGASSATAHIFTPAAELPFAGHPTVGAGWWLARRGTPVKTLRVPAGVVAVDREQLPDGDVTVIRARADWAPEMSLYDLGTAEAVLAADPDDYTDDDVEHYVWAWTDRAAGAIRSRMFAPGLGIVEDEATGAAAVRITDHLSCDLVITQGRGSQIRTWWDPQGWVRVAGRVVDDGIRRVG; encoded by the coding sequence ATGGCGATCGACGTGAGCGTGCTGCGGGTCTTCACCGACGCCGAGGGTCGGTACGGCAATCCCCTCGGCGTCGTCGATGCGGCCGCCGTCGCGCCGCGCGAGCGGCAGACGTTGGCCACCGAACTGGGCTACAGCGAGACGATCTACGTCGACCTGCCGGCGCCCGGCGCCTCGAGCGCGACGGCGCACATCTTCACTCCCGCCGCGGAACTGCCGTTCGCCGGACACCCCACCGTGGGCGCAGGCTGGTGGCTCGCGCGACGCGGGACGCCGGTCAAGACGCTCCGGGTGCCGGCGGGCGTCGTCGCCGTGGATCGCGAACAGCTGCCCGACGGGGACGTCACGGTGATCCGGGCGCGTGCGGACTGGGCGCCCGAGATGTCGCTCTACGACCTCGGCACGGCCGAGGCGGTGCTGGCAGCCGACCCCGACGACTACACCGACGACGACGTCGAGCACTACGTGTGGGCGTGGACCGACCGCGCCGCAGGTGCCATACGGTCGCGGATGTTCGCCCCCGGCCTCGGCATCGTCGAGGACGAGGCCACCGGCGCGGCGGCGGTGCGGATCACCGACCATCTCTCCTGCGATCTGGTGATCACGCAGGGGCGGGGATCTCAGATCCGCACGTGGTGGGATCCGCAGGGCTGGGTTCGCGTCGCCGGACGCGTCGTCGACGACGGCATCCGGCGGGTCGGCTGA
- a CDS encoding alpha/beta fold hydrolase, with protein sequence MTDRTPNLRTVRDVSPSLHYRTIHGYRRAYRIAGSGPAILLIHGIGDNSTTWSTVQTMLAQRFTVIAPDLLGHGKSDKPRADYSVAAYANGMRDLLSVLDVERVTVVGHSLGGGVAMQFAYQFPQLVDRLILVGAGGVTKDVNVALRVASLPMGTEALALLRLPLMLPALQLLGRVGGPLLGRTRAGRDVENMLRILADLPEPTASSAFARTLRAVVDWRGQVVTMLDRCYLTESVPVQLIWGSHDSVIPVSHARMAHAAMPGSRLDVFDGSGHFPFHDDPDRFVEIVEKFIDGTTPAVYDQELLRTLLRTGASEQTLTGPHDTRVAVLDAMGADERSAT encoded by the coding sequence ATGACGGACCGCACGCCGAACCTCCGCACCGTCCGCGACGTCTCGCCGTCGCTGCACTACCGCACCATCCACGGCTACCGCCGGGCCTATCGCATCGCGGGCTCCGGTCCGGCGATCCTGCTGATCCACGGCATCGGGGACAACTCCACGACGTGGAGCACCGTGCAGACGATGCTCGCCCAACGCTTCACGGTCATCGCGCCCGACCTGTTGGGGCACGGCAAGTCCGACAAGCCCCGCGCCGACTACTCCGTCGCCGCGTACGCCAACGGCATGCGGGACCTGCTCAGCGTGCTGGACGTCGAACGCGTCACCGTCGTGGGCCACTCACTCGGCGGCGGCGTGGCCATGCAGTTCGCCTACCAGTTCCCGCAACTGGTGGACCGGCTGATCCTGGTGGGCGCCGGCGGCGTCACCAAGGACGTCAACGTGGCCCTGCGCGTCGCCTCGCTGCCGATGGGCACCGAGGCACTCGCGCTGCTCCGCCTGCCGCTGATGCTGCCCGCGCTGCAGCTCCTGGGCCGGGTCGGCGGACCGCTGCTCGGCCGGACCCGCGCGGGACGTGACGTCGAGAACATGTTGCGCATCCTGGCCGACCTGCCCGAACCCACCGCGTCGTCGGCCTTCGCCCGAACGCTGCGCGCAGTCGTCGACTGGCGCGGTCAGGTGGTGACGATGCTCGACCGCTGCTACCTCACCGAATCCGTTCCCGTGCAGCTGATCTGGGGGTCGCACGACTCGGTCATCCCGGTCAGCCACGCCCGCATGGCGCATGCCGCGATGCCGGGGTCGCGACTCGACGTGTTCGACGGTTCCGGGCACTTCCCGTTCCACGACGATCCCGACCGCTTCGTCGAGATCGTCGAGAAGTTCATCGACGGCACCACTCCGGCGGTGTACGACCAGGAGCTGCTGCGGACACTGCTGCGCACCGGAGCGAGCGAACAGACCCTCACCGGGCCGCACGACACCCGGGTGGCGGTGCTCGACGCGATGGGCGCCGACGAACGCAGCGCCACCTAG
- a CDS encoding proteasome assembly chaperone family protein, whose product MTENVNNPEQQYQPDRDGMYELEFPAPQLSSDDGRGPVLVHALEGFSDAGHAIKLAATHLKNTLDTELVASFAIDDLLDYRSRRPLMTFHTDHFTGYDDPELNLYALHDSVGTPFLLLAGLEPDLQWERFITAVRLLAERLGVRRVIGLGTIPMAVPHTRPVSMTAHANDKELIAGHTPWVGEVQVPASVSNLLEYRMAQHGHEAMGFTVHVPHYLAQTDYPPAAEALLAEVARSASLQLPLAALGEAAAEVHQKIDEQVETSAEVAQVVTALERQYDAFVAAQENRSLLARDEDLPSGEELGAEFERFLAQQAGDDPDEGDDGTTAP is encoded by the coding sequence ATGACGGAGAACGTGAACAACCCCGAACAGCAGTACCAACCCGATCGCGACGGGATGTACGAACTCGAGTTCCCCGCGCCCCAGCTGTCGAGCGACGACGGCCGCGGGCCGGTCCTCGTCCATGCGCTCGAAGGCTTCTCCGACGCCGGACACGCGATCAAGCTCGCCGCGACGCACCTGAAGAACACCCTCGACACCGAACTGGTCGCGTCGTTCGCCATCGACGACCTGCTCGACTACCGGTCCCGCAGACCGCTCATGACCTTTCACACCGATCACTTCACCGGCTACGACGACCCGGAACTCAACCTCTACGCGCTGCACGACAGCGTCGGCACGCCGTTCCTGCTGCTGGCGGGCCTGGAACCGGACCTGCAGTGGGAGCGGTTCATCACCGCGGTGCGGCTGCTCGCCGAACGCCTCGGCGTGCGCCGGGTGATCGGGCTGGGTACGATCCCGATGGCCGTGCCGCACACCCGCCCGGTGTCGATGACCGCCCACGCCAACGACAAGGAGCTGATCGCCGGCCACACGCCGTGGGTCGGCGAGGTGCAGGTGCCGGCGAGCGTGTCCAACCTGCTGGAGTACCGGATGGCCCAGCACGGCCACGAGGCCATGGGCTTCACCGTGCACGTGCCGCACTATCTGGCCCAGACCGATTACCCGCCGGCTGCAGAGGCGTTGCTCGCCGAGGTCGCGCGATCGGCGTCGCTGCAGCTGCCGCTGGCGGCACTCGGCGAGGCCGCGGCCGAGGTGCATCAGAAGATCGACGAGCAGGTGGAGACGAGCGCCGAGGTCGCTCAAGTGGTGACGGCGTTGGAGCGACAGTACGATGCGTTCGTCGCCGCTCAGGAGAACCGGTCTTTGCTGGCACGGGACGAGGACCTGCCCAGCGGCGAAGAACTGGGCGCGGAGTTCGAGCGATTCCTCGCCCAGCAGGCCGGCGACGACCCCGACGAGGGGGACGACGGCACCACAGCGCCCTGA
- a CDS encoding trypsin-like serine peptidase, producing the protein MRIRLVVLALTALAASCAHPVAAPLVEGAAAVASAEPVSPDSRVGAVFLGGQTVHTCSGAVLDSPAGDLVITAAHCVAGGLDAYFVPGYDQEDDDQGFWHVDAVYLDPRWLKDQDQQADVVVARVSREGGPTVEAASGGGFTPGPAPGAGTAVTITGYELGFGGGPVGCQATTTTPERGFPALPCAGMSDGTSGSPWVVGSTLVGLTGGLDGGGCEDSVSYSPPFDGALDALVRRAEQGGPGDDAPTSLFDDGC; encoded by the coding sequence ATGCGGATCCGGCTGGTCGTCCTCGCGCTGACGGCGCTGGCGGCGTCGTGCGCCCATCCGGTGGCCGCGCCGCTCGTCGAGGGTGCGGCGGCCGTGGCCAGCGCAGAGCCCGTGTCGCCCGATTCGCGCGTCGGCGCGGTCTTCCTCGGCGGTCAAACGGTGCACACGTGCTCGGGCGCGGTGCTCGACTCCCCGGCGGGCGATCTGGTGATCACGGCCGCGCACTGCGTCGCCGGCGGCCTCGACGCGTACTTCGTCCCGGGTTACGACCAGGAGGACGACGACCAGGGCTTCTGGCACGTCGACGCGGTCTACCTGGACCCGCGCTGGTTGAAGGACCAGGACCAGCAGGCGGACGTCGTGGTCGCCCGCGTCAGCCGCGAGGGCGGCCCGACCGTCGAGGCCGCGTCCGGTGGCGGGTTCACCCCGGGGCCGGCGCCCGGTGCGGGTACCGCGGTGACGATCACCGGCTACGAACTGGGCTTCGGGGGCGGACCGGTCGGCTGTCAGGCGACGACGACCACGCCCGAACGGGGTTTCCCGGCGCTGCCGTGTGCGGGGATGTCCGACGGCACCAGCGGCAGCCCCTGGGTCGTGGGGTCGACGCTGGTCGGGCTCACCGGCGGCCTCGACGGCGGCGGATGCGAGGACAGCGTGTCCTACTCACCGCCGTTCGACGGGGCACTCGACGCACTGGTGCGCCGCGCCGAGCAAGGCGGACCCGGCGACGATGCGCCGACGTCGCTGTTCGACGACGGCTGCTGA
- the sthA gene encoding Si-specific NAD(P)(+) transhydrogenase: protein MSVTREYDLVVIGSGPGGQKAAIAAAKLGKSVAVIERGRMLGGVCVNTGTIPSKTLREAVVYLTGMSQRELYGASYRVKEKITPADLLARTQHVIGKEIDVVRNQLMRNRVELYVGHGRFLDEHTLEVEDPSRAERITVSGRNIVIATGTKPARPAGVEFDEDRVLDSDGILDLKTIPTSMVVVGAGVIGIEYASMFAALGTKVTVVEKRDSMLDFCDPEIIESLRFHLRDLAVTFRFGEEVTAVDVGSAGTVTTLASGKQIPAETVMYSAGRQGQTDHLDLEAAGLEADARGRIFVDDDYRTKVDHIYAVGDVIGFPALAATSMDQGRLAAYHAFGEPCRAMTDLQPIGIYSIPEVSYVGATEVELTKDAIPYEVGVSRYRELARGQIAGDSYGMLKLLVSTEDLRLLGVHIFGSNATEMVHIGQAVMGCGGTVEYLVDAVFNYPTFSEAYKVAALDVMNKLRALSQFRS, encoded by the coding sequence ATGAGCGTCACTCGCGAATACGACCTCGTCGTCATCGGCTCCGGGCCGGGCGGGCAGAAGGCCGCCATCGCCGCCGCGAAGCTGGGCAAGTCGGTCGCGGTCATCGAGCGCGGCCGCATGCTCGGCGGCGTCTGCGTCAACACCGGGACGATCCCCAGCAAGACGCTGCGCGAGGCCGTCGTCTACCTCACCGGCATGAGCCAGCGCGAACTCTACGGCGCCAGCTACCGCGTCAAGGAGAAGATCACCCCCGCCGACCTGCTGGCCCGCACGCAGCACGTCATCGGCAAGGAGATCGACGTGGTGCGCAACCAGCTCATGCGCAACCGCGTCGAACTCTACGTCGGCCACGGCCGGTTCCTCGACGAACACACACTGGAAGTGGAGGACCCCTCGCGCGCCGAGCGCATCACCGTGTCGGGACGCAACATCGTCATCGCCACCGGAACGAAACCCGCCCGACCGGCCGGCGTCGAGTTCGACGAGGACCGCGTCCTGGACTCCGACGGCATCCTCGACCTGAAGACCATCCCGACGTCGATGGTCGTCGTGGGCGCCGGGGTGATCGGCATCGAGTACGCCTCGATGTTCGCCGCGCTGGGCACCAAGGTGACCGTCGTCGAGAAGCGCGACTCGATGCTCGACTTCTGCGACCCCGAGATCATCGAGTCGCTGCGCTTCCACCTGCGCGACCTGGCGGTGACGTTCCGCTTCGGCGAGGAGGTCACCGCGGTCGACGTCGGGTCCGCGGGCACCGTCACCACGCTCGCCAGCGGCAAGCAGATCCCCGCCGAGACCGTCATGTACTCGGCGGGCCGCCAGGGCCAGACCGACCACCTCGACCTCGAGGCGGCCGGGTTGGAGGCCGACGCCCGGGGACGCATCTTCGTCGACGACGACTACCGCACCAAGGTCGACCACATCTACGCCGTCGGCGACGTGATCGGCTTCCCCGCCCTGGCCGCGACGTCGATGGACCAGGGCCGGCTCGCGGCCTACCACGCGTTCGGCGAGCCGTGCCGCGCCATGACGGACCTGCAGCCGATCGGCATCTACTCGATCCCCGAGGTCTCCTACGTCGGCGCCACCGAGGTGGAGCTGACCAAGGACGCCATCCCCTACGAGGTCGGCGTGTCGCGGTACCGCGAGTTGGCGCGCGGCCAGATCGCCGGCGACTCCTACGGCATGCTGAAGCTGCTGGTGTCCACCGAGGACCTGCGGTTGCTCGGCGTGCACATCTTCGGCTCCAACGCCACCGAGATGGTGCACATCGGCCAGGCCGTGATGGGCTGCGGCGGCACGGTCGAGTACCTGGTCGACGCGGTGTTCAACTACCCGACGTTCTCCGAGGCGTACAAGGTGGCCGCGCTGGACGTGATGAACAAGCTGCGCGCGCTCAGCCAGTTCCGCAGCTGA
- a CDS encoding DUF4192 domain-containing protein, with translation MTTPPDAGFRFDRPAALIAALPALLGFVPEDSLVLAVLEDDELSCVMRLDLSEDILGMCERVATAVVDGPGDSAVAVIVDEDGAACRMCCDGHQVLADALGDALARTGVRLRDVHVVDRVDAGGRWHCADGCGLGGEIDDPHASPVAAAAVLDGRRLYTRRSELQDVVAPTDPVQAAGLRAALLAHAASHDEEDPADQVRHAVAMAVATARGECPDVDDVVRLACALAVPCVRDTLYALAVSSIADEAEALWLGLARTVPFPWRADALVLLGFSTYVRGDGPLTGIAVGAALDGAPEHRMASMLDEALQRGVRPEQIRELGLSGYRVAQRLGVDLPPRPTFGGARPSRP, from the coding sequence ATGACGACTCCACCTGATGCCGGCTTCCGCTTCGACCGTCCCGCAGCGCTGATCGCGGCGCTTCCCGCCCTGCTCGGGTTCGTGCCCGAGGACTCCCTCGTCCTCGCCGTCCTCGAGGACGACGAGCTGAGCTGCGTCATGCGCCTCGACCTGTCCGAGGACATCCTCGGCATGTGCGAGCGGGTCGCCACGGCCGTCGTCGACGGCCCCGGGGACAGCGCGGTCGCCGTCATCGTCGACGAGGACGGCGCGGCGTGCCGGATGTGCTGCGACGGACACCAGGTGCTCGCCGACGCGCTCGGGGATGCACTGGCTCGCACCGGTGTTCGGCTGCGCGACGTGCACGTCGTCGACCGCGTCGACGCCGGCGGCCGGTGGCACTGCGCCGACGGCTGCGGGCTGGGCGGCGAGATCGACGACCCGCACGCCTCGCCGGTCGCCGCGGCGGCCGTGCTCGACGGCCGGCGGCTCTACACCCGCCGGTCGGAGCTGCAGGACGTCGTCGCTCCCACCGACCCGGTGCAGGCGGCCGGGTTGCGCGCCGCGCTCCTCGCCCACGCGGCGTCCCACGACGAGGAGGATCCCGCCGATCAGGTGCGGCACGCCGTCGCCATGGCCGTGGCGACCGCGCGGGGGGAGTGCCCGGACGTCGACGACGTCGTCCGGCTGGCCTGCGCTCTGGCCGTCCCGTGCGTGCGGGACACGCTGTACGCGCTCGCGGTGAGCAGCATCGCCGACGAGGCGGAGGCCCTGTGGCTCGGGCTCGCGCGGACCGTGCCGTTCCCGTGGCGCGCGGACGCGCTCGTGTTGCTGGGGTTCTCCACCTATGTCCGAGGGGACGGTCCGCTGACGGGCATCGCGGTCGGCGCGGCGCTCGACGGCGCTCCCGAACACCGGATGGCGAGCATGCTCGACGAGGCGTTGCAACGGGGCGTGCGCCCCGAGCAGATTCGGGAGCTGGGGCTCAGTGGGTACCGGGTGGCGCAGCGGCTGGGCGTCGACCTGCCGCCGCGTCCGACGTTCGGCGGCGCTAGACCTTCTCGACCTTGA
- a CDS encoding metal-dependent transcriptional regulator, with amino-acid sequence MNDLIDTTEMYLRTIYDLEEEGVVPLRARIAERLEQSGPTVSQTVSRMERDGLLHVAGDRHLELTPKGRALAVSVMRKHRLAERLLVDVIGLPWEEVHAEACRWEHVMSEDVERRLVAVLDNPTTSPFGNPIPGLSELGVAYTDADDVTLVRLTELPTGFPIAVRVRQLTEHVQGDIELIARLKDAGVVPNARVTVQVSDHGSVMIVIPGHEQVELPHDMAHAVKVEKV; translated from the coding sequence ATGAACGATCTCATCGACACCACCGAGATGTACCTGCGGACCATCTACGACCTCGAGGAAGAGGGCGTGGTGCCCCTGCGCGCCCGCATCGCCGAACGCCTCGAGCAGAGCGGCCCCACCGTCAGCCAGACCGTGTCCCGCATGGAGCGCGACGGGTTGTTGCACGTCGCCGGTGACCGTCACCTCGAACTCACGCCCAAGGGCCGCGCCCTGGCGGTGTCCGTCATGCGCAAGCACCGGCTCGCCGAGCGCCTGCTGGTCGACGTCATCGGCCTGCCGTGGGAGGAGGTGCACGCCGAGGCCTGCCGCTGGGAGCACGTCATGAGCGAGGACGTCGAGCGGCGCCTGGTGGCCGTGCTCGACAACCCCACGACGTCGCCGTTCGGCAACCCGATCCCCGGCCTGTCCGAACTGGGCGTGGCGTACACCGATGCCGACGACGTCACCCTGGTCCGCCTCACCGAGCTGCCGACCGGCTTCCCCATCGCGGTGCGGGTCCGCCAGCTCACCGAGCACGTGCAGGGCGACATCGAGCTGATCGCCCGTCTGAAGGACGCCGGCGTGGTGCCCAACGCCCGCGTCACCGTCCAGGTCAGCGACCACGGCAGCGTCATGATCGTCATCCCCGGGCACGAACAGGTCGAGCTGCCCCACGACATGGCCCACGCCGTCAAGGTCGAGAAGGTCTAG